Part of the Rhodothermales bacterium genome, GTGAACTCGGTGTCGTCGGACGGATCGTCCGGCGTACCGTGCTGATCGATGCGGGTCTCTGCCACGAACGATGGATTCTTGTAGCCGGCGAGGGTGGAGTAGATCGGGTTGTCGATGTTGCCGTACTCGAGCAAGTCGGCGAAGTCGTTGCCGATGCGCGGGTCGTAGTTCTCGACATGACGGTCGCTGTAGTCCGCCTGCAACTGGAAGAACGTCTTGTCCCCGATGTACTGCGTCCAGGAACCGAAGACCTGATAGTCCGAACGATCCGTCCGCTGCGCCATTTCCGGCGCGAACAGGGCGTCAAGTTCCCGGTTGATCCCATCGAACTGGCCGACATTGACGCGACCGCCCACACGGAGGCGAGCGTTCTCGAGGATATTCCAGGTCAGGTTACCGGTACCCGAAAGATTCTGGGCGGAAGCACCAATTTTATCCTTCTCGAGATCGAAGTCGGCGGCGGTCAGTTGTTCGGCGCGCTCGACCGGCGTAAAGCTGATCGTCGAGCCTTCGACACCGGCAGGGACGGCAATCGTGGTCCCATCGCTGAAAGAGAGCGAGCCGTTGGAGACCAACGGCGCGCCGGCATCGTCAACCAGCAGCGTGGCGCCACTCGTCAGGGACGCCGGGATCGGCATCACGACGGCGCTGCCACTGGCATCGCGGCCACGGAACCCCTGCGGGGCGCCCTGCAGATTTTGAAGCGTCGCTTCGTTCAACCGCAATGCCCCGAAATAGCGCGGGTCGCTGTCGGCTTCGTCCGAATACTCACCGGAGAGGAAGAAGCTGAGCTTGTTCTTGATCAGCGGGCCGCCAACGGTGCCGGATACCAGGTTGTAGCCGAAGGCATCGAGCGACTGCGAGGTGATCGCCTCCAGCGAGCCGAACAACTGGTTGGAGCCCGACTTCGTGGTGATGTTGATAACGCCGGACATCACGTCGCCGTAGCGCGCGTTGATGTTACCGATCAACATCTCCTGCTGCTGGATGGCCGACTGGGGAAGCCCCGTCGAGCCCTGGACCTTCACGCCGTCGATGTAGAAGGTGACCTCACCGCTACGACCGCCGCGGATGAACAGCTCGTCCGAACCGTCTTTCGCGACGACGCCGGCCTGGATCTTGGCCAGTTCCTCGGGGCCACGAACCGGCAGCTGCTGGATTTCGTCGGCCGAAACGATCTTCGGCACACCCACCGCGTCCTTCTGAATCAGCGGACGCTCGTACTCAACGACGATTTCGTCGAGCTCGACGCCCGGCGCCATCTCGAAGTTGAGTTCGCGCGTATAGCCGGCGTTGACGTCCACACCCTGCACGGTCTGCGTGGGGTAGCCGACGAACGAGACCTGGATGTCGTACGTGCCGACCGGCACACCGACGATGGTATAATATCCGTCGACGTCTGTCGCCACACCGAGGTTAATATCCAGGATGACGACACTGGCGCCCGGCAACCCTTCGCCCGACCCGGTATCCAGTACCCGGCCGGTCAGCTTACCCGTGGTCTGTGCAAACGCGAGCACAGGCACCATAAGCATGAAGAGAAGAAGAAGCGCACACTTTTTTCGTAGCATGTTCTCCACCATATGTTTTACTGTGGTTCAAGGATGTTCTGTGTCCCCATAGCGTGTCGCGCCGATCTGCATTGCACCGAGATGGACCCGATACGAATACAAAAAGACATAAACTTCGAATAAGCCGATACGAATCGACTCGTTCGTTCGTTTATGTACTTTAGACAAGGTGTGTGACCCCATCAGAGGGCAGCGACGTTGGCTCCAAGACAAAGGCGCGGTGACCCGCGCGGCATGTGTTTTCCGATTACTCTAAACGCGTGGCAACCTCCCGATGCTGCCTGACGGCCCATACCCGATCGCCGCTCGGGGCAGGTCCGGATGGATAGACCTCGGTCTCTCGTAATCCATCCGGAAGAGCGGCGCCGAGGCGCCAGACAGCGTAATTCTGGAGATTCTCCTTGGTGGCTAGTCGTTTTTAACAGCCCTATAATATTATGCCCCTCCTGTATTTACAATACGTGGATAAAAAACGGCCTTAGCTTCTAAGGTGTCTTTACCTACGATCTGGGCCGTTAAAACCCCTACGTTTCAAAGAAAAGCTCTTCCGAGCCGTTTCCACCTGGCGGAACACCACGACGATAGGTAGGCATTTTAACTCAACATTCATGTGATAGCCGGCCTGAACTGACGAAAAACGGGGTCGGACGGCGTTCTGGCGGATTCGGGCTGGCGTGGCGGAAGGGTGGGGGAGTGGGCGCTACACGCCGTTCGCAAATCCCCGTGGGTGGGCCCGATGCCAGTCCCATGCGCTCTGGATGATGGGGCGAAGCTCGTTGAATGCCGGCGCCCAGCCGAGGTCGCGCCGGATGCGGTCGCTGCTGGCAATCAGGCAGGCGGGATCTCCGGGCCGGCGCGGGCCGCGCACTTCCGGTATCGGGTGGCCCGTCACCAGCCGCGCCGTGTCGATGACTTCGCGCACGCTGAAGCCTTTCCCATTGCCGAGGTTATACGTCCGGCTCTCATTTTCCAGCGCCCCGAGCGCCAGCACGTGTGCCCGCGCCAGATCCACTACGTGGATATAGTCCCGAACGCAGGTGCCGTCCGCCGTGGCGTAATCGTCCCCATACACCACGATCGCCTCGCGCTGCCCGAGCGCCACCTGGAGTACGAGCGGAATCAGGTGGGATTCCGGCTCATGGTGCTCCCCGAGATCGGGCGAAATCGCTCCACACGCATTAAAATAGCGAAGCACCGCGTAGCGCATGCCGGCGCAGGTCTCCATCCAACGTAAGGCGCGTTCCAGGTACCATTTGGACTCGCCGTACGGGCTGCCCGGCGCGATGGGGGTGTCTTCATCGATCGGAATACGTTCCGGAACCCCGAACAGATTGGCGGTGGAAGAGAGAATGAAACGCCGCACACCGTGCGCCGC contains:
- the galE gene encoding UDP-glucose 4-epimerase GalE; the encoded protein is MNVFVSGGAGYIGSATVAHLLEMGHQVLVFDNLSQGHREAVGAGAEVIVADLMDRAAIDDAMVGFRPDAVMHFAAYSLVGHSMQHPILYLRDNVTAGLNLMESAAAHGVRRFILSSTANLFGVPERIPIDEDTPIAPGSPYGESKWYLERALRWMETCAGMRYAVLRYFNACGAISPDLGEHHEPESHLIPLVLQVALGQREAIVVYGDDYATADGTCVRDYIHVVDLARAHVLALGALENESRTYNLGNGKGFSVREVIDTARLVTGHPIPEVRGPRRPGDPACLIASSDRIRRDLGWAPAFNELRPIIQSAWDWHRAHPRGFANGV